The proteins below come from a single Hyperolius riggenbachi isolate aHypRig1 chromosome 8, aHypRig1.pri, whole genome shotgun sequence genomic window:
- the TIMP1 gene encoding metalloproteinase inhibitor 1 — MFSLLVLMVLGCLSQEAWSCTCGQRHPQSVYCDSAFVIKAKFVAQKEMKNDERLQYQVKTTKVFKAPKELEDIQYVYTAKSDSLCGYRHASTNKSEEFLVAGYIVGQEVFINSCSFIAPWSSLSFCQKRGFMQVYAKNCDCQIKHCYQVPCEVDNKLQCLWTDPLRRMKDLYSGHQAAKWACVHNGDDLCVWDSLKSHLYSMVTKSNSK, encoded by the exons ATGTTCTCCCTGTTGGTACTGATGGTTTTGGGGTGCTTAAGTCAGGAAGCCTGGTCCTGCACATGCGGTCAGAGGCACCCCCAGTCTGTGTACTGCGATTCTGCTTTCG TGATCAAGGCAAAGTTCGTTGcacagaaagaaatgaaaaacgaCGAGAGGCTTCAGTACCAAGTTAAGACAACAAAG GTCTTCAAGGCGCCTAAAGAACTGGAGGACATCCAGTACGTGTACACTGCCAAGTCCGACAGCCTGTGCGGCTATCGCCATGCCTCAACTAACAAGAGCGAAGAGTTCCTGGTAGCCG GATACATCGTGGGGCAAGAGGTGTTTATTAACTCCTGCAGCTTCATCGCTCCCTGGTCCTCCCTGTCTTTCTGCCAGAAGAGGGGCTTCATGCAGGTGTACGCCAAGAACTGCGACTGTCAG aTCAAACACTGTTACCAAGTGCCATGCGAAGTAGACAATAAGCTCCAGTGTCTCTGGACTGACCCActgaggaggatgaaggacctctaCTCCGGCCACCAGGCTGCCAAATGGGCCTGCGTCCACAACGGCGATGACCTGTGCGTCTGGGATTCATTAAAGTCCCACTTATACAGCATGGTCACCAAATCCAACTCCAAGTAA